From a single Gemmatimonadales bacterium genomic region:
- the ppk1 gene encoding polyphosphate kinase 1 yields the protein MPIPADTPSVDLRHPALYINRELSWLEFNRRVLHEAEDPRTPLLERLKFLAIFASNLDEFFQVRVAGLRKQVAARYQDPAADGLTAEEQLTAISTVVRELQRHHDRCLMQDVLPALAAAGIELIVDWNALTEADRAHLARYFTDQVFPVLTPLAVDPGHPFPTISNLSISLAVTLRGPEGDEHFARVKVPKILPRWVPLPGGTRFVPLETLISAHLEALFPGIEILGAYAFRITRNTDLEIDPEEAEDLLSLIQEEVRNRRFAEVVRLEVQPATPPSLRNLLTAELTADQDPAELPLGEHETYEVAGLLDAGDLMSLASIERPELRDPPFVPVTQARLSGTPNLFDVIREGEVFVHHPYDSFTTSVERFLQLATEDPDVLAIKMTLYRTGGDSHIARMLANAAERGKQVAVLIELQARFDEENNIQWAQRFEDVGVHVSYGIPGLKTHAKVILVVRREGETIRRYVHIGTGNYQPKTARLYTDFGLFTADAALGADLSDLFNVLTGFAAPAGYRKLLVAPGGMRPRLIQLIEREAQHARAGRPARLLAKMNALNHVDVMRALYEASRAGVQIDLIIRGICALRPGVPGVSDNIRVISVIGRFLEHSRAWYFENGGEPDVYISSADWMPRNLDRRIESAAPLGTAAHRETVRELLELMWRDNRQAWELAADGSWTQRRPDAEGLVATQQTLIDRHR from the coding sequence CGCCGGTCTTCGCAAGCAGGTCGCGGCGCGATACCAGGACCCCGCTGCCGACGGTTTGACAGCGGAGGAGCAGCTGACCGCGATCTCGACCGTGGTTCGTGAGCTGCAGCGCCACCACGACCGCTGCCTGATGCAGGACGTGCTGCCGGCCCTCGCCGCCGCCGGGATCGAGCTGATCGTCGACTGGAATGCGCTGACGGAGGCGGATCGTGCGCACCTGGCTCGCTATTTCACCGACCAGGTGTTTCCGGTGCTGACGCCGCTCGCCGTCGATCCGGGCCATCCCTTTCCGACCATCTCGAACCTGAGCATCTCGCTGGCCGTCACGCTCCGAGGCCCCGAGGGCGACGAGCACTTTGCCCGCGTCAAGGTGCCCAAGATTCTGCCGCGCTGGGTCCCGCTCCCGGGCGGCACCAGGTTCGTGCCGCTCGAGACCCTGATTTCGGCGCATCTCGAGGCCCTCTTCCCCGGCATCGAGATCCTCGGCGCCTACGCCTTCAGGATTACCCGCAATACCGATCTGGAAATCGATCCTGAAGAGGCCGAGGATCTGCTGTCGCTGATTCAGGAGGAGGTGCGGAACCGGCGCTTTGCCGAGGTGGTTCGGCTCGAAGTGCAGCCGGCCACGCCGCCGTCGCTGCGCAACCTGCTCACTGCCGAGCTGACAGCCGACCAGGACCCCGCCGAACTACCGCTTGGTGAGCATGAGACGTACGAAGTGGCCGGACTGCTCGACGCCGGCGACCTGATGTCGCTGGCCTCGATCGAACGGCCCGAGCTGCGCGACCCGCCCTTCGTACCGGTGACTCAGGCCCGACTCTCAGGCACGCCAAACTTGTTCGACGTGATCCGAGAGGGGGAGGTCTTCGTCCACCATCCCTACGACAGCTTTACCACCTCGGTCGAGCGCTTCCTGCAGCTCGCCACCGAGGACCCCGACGTTCTCGCCATCAAGATGACGCTCTATCGCACCGGGGGCGACTCGCACATCGCGCGAATGCTCGCCAACGCGGCCGAGCGCGGCAAGCAGGTGGCGGTCCTGATCGAGCTGCAGGCACGCTTCGACGAAGAGAACAACATTCAGTGGGCCCAGCGGTTCGAGGACGTCGGCGTTCACGTCAGCTATGGGATTCCGGGCCTCAAAACCCACGCCAAGGTGATCCTGGTGGTCCGGCGCGAGGGCGAGACGATCCGGCGTTACGTTCACATCGGCACCGGCAACTACCAGCCGAAGACGGCGCGCCTGTACACGGATTTCGGCCTGTTCACCGCCGACGCGGCGCTTGGCGCCGATCTGTCGGATCTCTTCAACGTGCTCACCGGATTTGCCGCGCCCGCGGGCTATCGAAAGCTGCTCGTGGCCCCGGGCGGAATGCGCCCGCGACTGATTCAGCTGATCGAACGGGAGGCGCAGCACGCCCGCGCGGGCCGGCCGGCGCGGCTCCTTGCCAAGATGAATGCCCTCAATCACGTCGACGTGATGCGGGCCTTGTACGAGGCGTCACGCGCCGGAGTCCAGATCGACCTGATCATTCGCGGTATCTGTGCGCTCAGGCCCGGCGTACCCGGCGTGAGTGACAACATCCGGGTCATCAGTGTCATCGGTCGATTCCTGGAGCACTCACGGGCCTGGTACTTCGAGAACGGCGGCGAGCCGGACGTCTATATCTCGTCCGCCGACTGGATGCCGAGGAATCTCGATCGCCGGATCGAATCGGCCGCGCCGCTGGGCACAGCGGCGCATCGCGAGACCGTGCGCGAACTGCTCGAATTGATGTGGCGGGACAACCGCCAGGCCTGGGAACTCGCGGCCGATGGCAGCTGGACTCAGCGTCGACCCGATGCCGAGGGGTTAGTTGCTACGCAACAGACGTTGATCGACCGCCATCGCTGA
- a CDS encoding DUF4249 family protein — MSFLSRLTASLAAGACLLGCGDPAAPDIPDLTDGSLHLFGVLVADSSYQVVYVDQTDGLPITRLDAVLSEVGPDGGLTTVATAAPVEGQGTSYAMVFEARVEPGRRYRVTVTAPGRPTATASTTVPSDFEITALDARGDPPGSTGLTAVWSPSAGAFRYIVNVRASPDCLTNPPICEGFGSPWAGVTGEARIDTIVPAAAIPADRTRAVEVAVIAVNRELFEYFTTGVGGPFTVQPKQNVHGGHGVLGAWVRRIRTVDRSTQGPAGLGSAMAVDQRLLRSN; from the coding sequence ATGAGCTTCCTCTCGCGCCTGACCGCGTCGCTGGCGGCGGGCGCATGCCTGCTTGGCTGCGGTGACCCAGCGGCGCCGGACATTCCGGACCTGACCGACGGTTCGCTGCACCTCTTCGGGGTCCTGGTGGCCGACTCGTCGTATCAGGTCGTGTATGTCGACCAGACCGACGGCCTGCCGATTACGCGGCTCGACGCTGTGCTCAGCGAGGTTGGCCCCGATGGTGGACTCACGACGGTGGCGACGGCGGCGCCGGTCGAGGGTCAGGGTACCTCGTATGCAATGGTGTTCGAGGCCAGGGTTGAACCGGGTCGGCGGTATCGGGTCACGGTGACGGCTCCAGGGCGCCCCACGGCGACTGCGTCGACCACGGTACCTTCCGATTTTGAGATCACGGCGCTCGATGCTCGCGGAGATCCGCCTGGCTCGACGGGTTTGACTGCAGTCTGGTCGCCCAGCGCGGGGGCGTTCCGCTACATCGTCAACGTGCGGGCCAGCCCGGACTGCCTGACCAACCCGCCGATCTGCGAGGGCTTTGGCTCGCCGTGGGCCGGTGTTACTGGTGAGGCGAGGATCGACACCATCGTGCCAGCGGCAGCGATTCCGGCGGACCGGACCCGCGCGGTCGAGGTGGCCGTCATTGCGGTCAATCGGGAGCTGTTCGAATACTTCACGACGGGGGTCGGCGGGCCGTTTACCGTCCAGCCGAAACAAAATGTCCACGGAGGGCATGGCGTGCTGGGTGCGTGGGTCCGCCGGATCCGCACGGTCGATCGATCGACACAAGGGCCCGCTGGCCTGGGATCAGCGATGGCGGTCGATCAACGTCTGTTGCGTAGCAACTAA
- a CDS encoding TonB-dependent receptor, whose protein sequence is MLALLGLVQLATGGIDGTVRSDAGLPIAGAVVTVDSLQRRVETDPAGRFSFREIPAGRWQVSIAADGYSVVTLRVDVAAGATTRIEIGLTPRGEADRARLEVTVLGDDGGPLDLATLTLGGQVRTSAGGRVTFRGLDPGPYRLQVQRLGYVSLDTVISRGSGVQRISVRLVPRPRDLPTLDVVVAPRSPRVSTLAPPGDLAGALATGFTRMSREELRSVPPAFEPDVLRALQATAGVGAANDINAHPAIRGGAPEHTLFLLDGAPVLAPYHMFGLFGAFSPDAVDEVQVLRGSLPARIGGALGSVISVRSARPDRTRLTGGATVLTSRLAGSGPIGQGGSWLLAGRRTNLGFGESGPFDIDMPYWFWDIQGTVRVKPGRHQEITVTGYGSGDKFVEDLFFIDQGSAPLFSSWGNRVASLTWRLTPPRGVEASASLWRSSYRSLLALGDTALRVDGAVTAGRTRMRGASVAVGGPIGRGKVRFDASATATSAKLAGDSASPGYLDDRADRRLVELSSSLELEQRIGPMVVAPGVRLTRWSTGRRWSVEPRLAMRLGLPDGGQVTASVTRTEQALFALRDDRLPILGVPFWLLPDSAEPRARATAFELAAARNLGRGWKIEAAVVHRRLTGLPRWRPSGTRDLEGLGFDAGTVTGLELSLAKPSGRLTGWVTYAPLVSSVIDDRGDEYRPLWDRRHTLDGVFQLRLGSWGTVSHRIAAATGQPFWAEQGMFTGSEFDPVTGTVRRRTDADFPIWSTTQGQLPVYVRADLTVSGSWRIGSVQVSPFAGLINLTGRRNVTGYRVQPGGLANTLEYLPRRQLPRIPVLGIDITVASSKGASP, encoded by the coding sequence ATGCTCGCGCTCCTCGGGCTGGTCCAGCTTGCCACCGGGGGTATCGACGGCACGGTGCGCAGCGACGCCGGACTCCCGATTGCCGGCGCGGTCGTCACGGTCGACTCCCTCCAACGCCGGGTCGAGACGGACCCGGCCGGGCGGTTCTCTTTCCGGGAGATCCCGGCCGGCCGCTGGCAGGTGTCGATTGCTGCGGACGGCTACTCGGTAGTGACCCTGCGGGTGGACGTGGCAGCCGGCGCTACGACGCGAATCGAGATCGGCCTGACGCCGCGCGGGGAGGCTGACCGCGCCCGCCTCGAGGTCACGGTCCTGGGTGACGACGGCGGTCCGCTCGATCTGGCGACGCTGACGCTTGGCGGGCAGGTCCGCACCTCGGCCGGCGGGCGGGTCACCTTTCGCGGGCTCGATCCTGGCCCCTATCGGCTTCAGGTCCAGCGACTCGGCTATGTCTCACTCGATACTGTGATCTCGCGCGGCAGCGGGGTCCAGAGGATCTCCGTCCGGTTGGTGCCACGCCCGCGGGATCTACCGACCCTGGACGTGGTCGTTGCACCACGGTCACCGCGGGTTTCGACGCTCGCTCCTCCCGGCGACCTCGCCGGGGCGCTGGCCACCGGGTTTACCCGGATGTCGCGCGAAGAACTCCGCTCGGTGCCGCCGGCCTTCGAGCCGGACGTGCTTCGTGCCCTCCAGGCCACCGCCGGTGTCGGCGCGGCCAATGACATCAACGCCCACCCGGCGATACGCGGTGGCGCCCCCGAACACACCCTGTTTCTGCTCGACGGCGCGCCGGTGCTTGCTCCGTACCATATGTTCGGACTCTTCGGCGCGTTCAGCCCGGATGCGGTCGATGAAGTCCAGGTGCTGCGCGGCTCCCTGCCGGCCCGCATCGGTGGTGCGCTCGGCTCGGTGATCAGCGTTCGCTCGGCGCGGCCGGACCGGACTCGCCTGACCGGCGGGGCAACGGTGCTGACGTCCCGGCTGGCTGGCTCGGGACCGATCGGTCAGGGCGGGTCGTGGCTCCTGGCAGGGCGCCGCACCAATCTCGGGTTTGGCGAGAGCGGTCCGTTCGACATCGACATGCCCTACTGGTTCTGGGACATCCAGGGGACGGTGCGCGTCAAGCCCGGTCGCCATCAGGAGATCACCGTCACTGGGTACGGGTCGGGCGACAAGTTCGTCGAGGATCTTTTCTTCATCGATCAGGGATCAGCGCCGCTCTTCTCGAGCTGGGGCAATCGGGTCGCGTCGCTGACCTGGCGTCTGACGCCGCCGCGAGGCGTCGAGGCGTCGGCGAGCCTCTGGCGCAGCAGCTATCGCAGCCTCCTTGCCTTGGGCGATACTGCCTTGCGGGTCGACGGCGCGGTCACGGCGGGACGGACCCGGATGCGGGGCGCGTCCGTCGCCGTCGGAGGACCGATCGGACGCGGCAAGGTCCGGTTCGATGCCTCGGCGACCGCGACGTCTGCCAAGCTTGCGGGCGATTCTGCGTCGCCCGGGTATCTGGATGACCGGGCCGACCGTCGCCTGGTGGAGTTGTCCTCTTCGCTCGAACTGGAGCAGCGGATCGGCCCGATGGTCGTGGCGCCTGGCGTGCGACTGACCCGGTGGAGCACCGGGAGGCGGTGGAGTGTCGAGCCGCGCCTCGCGATGCGATTGGGATTGCCTGACGGTGGCCAGGTGACCGCGTCGGTCACGCGTACCGAGCAGGCGCTTTTTGCGCTTCGCGACGACCGGCTACCGATTCTCGGCGTTCCGTTCTGGCTGCTGCCTGATTCGGCGGAGCCTCGCGCGCGCGCGACGGCCTTCGAGCTCGCGGCAGCAAGGAACCTGGGACGGGGATGGAAGATCGAAGCCGCGGTCGTGCATCGCCGGCTGACCGGGCTGCCTCGCTGGCGTCCTTCGGGCACGCGGGATCTCGAGGGACTCGGGTTCGATGCCGGGACGGTCACCGGTCTCGAGCTGTCGCTGGCCAAACCATCGGGTCGGCTCACCGGGTGGGTTACCTATGCACCGCTCGTCTCGTCGGTCATCGATGATCGGGGTGATGAGTACCGACCGCTCTGGGACCGGCGCCACACCCTCGACGGGGTGTTCCAGCTCCGGCTGGGCAGCTGGGGAACCGTCTCGCACCGGATTGCGGCGGCGACCGGACAGCCGTTCTGGGCCGAGCAGGGGATGTTCACCGGCAGCGAGTTCGATCCGGTGACGGGCACGGTGCGGCGACGGACCGATGCGGATTTCCCGATCTGGTCGACCACCCAGGGGCAGCTCCCGGTGTACGTCCGTGCGGACCTGACGGTGTCGGGATCGTGGCGGATCGGCAGCGTGCAGGTGTCGCCGTTTGCCGGGCTGATCAACCTGACCGGTCGCCGCAACGTAACCGGATATCGGGTCCAGCCGGGCGGGCTGGCCAACACGCTCGAGTACCTCCCGCGGCGTCAGCTGCCCAGGATTCCGGTCCTCGGCATCGATATTACCGTTGCGAGTTCGAAGGGTGCATCGCCATGA